The genomic stretch gacacatgtgtgccaaaatctaaccgtgccaaaagtaaaaagcctcaaagggaaatataaaactattgtagtcctacgtcaactatgcggtcgtgtcttgggtACCACCCTTCTACTAATTTTCATAGATGGCactaattaaaaataggttgcgtacgactctAAAAAATGCAAAACTTTTAAATTTGGCACTGTAAAATTGTGAATACGATATACAGAAGAAATTGTGTGTTGATTATATAACTGATAAGTTTTCAGCGAAGATACGTTTTAAACAGATGTTCTAAAAATTTCTGACAGATTTTAGGTAAGTTTTGACGATgcctaacgtctatatcgaagttaggcgcctgaatttgaaatcaggttttcgaggttctAAACCTCGAAAaacatcaatcgatcagaaattcttttacggttaaattcatgtaacaaaaacaaactattgtttgagatagactattgaaaaattggttattaatatcgattgtctaaatcataccgcgcagccaatcactacctctcttcccaagcacagtcgacactaacggatacaatcgatctgactttgttgttattgctgttatcactttctgtttccgatgcttatttacgttccttgtcattcCATTTTCTACTTAACCCccccttctttctaactaactgacgaagccttgatataaaaggtactgttcgaacatttcaccccatcagtttcattactaaaccgtaccgattacatacggacgctaggtgttatcAGCTGTAAGGAGAAAaggcaaaatagtaccggtcatctcgtgccggtttcacccgtaatgctggtggttgttagtagtacatggctactgcaaaatactaaaatgactggaattctggacggacttaccagtaaacaagaataatcggcaattggcaccttttggtgcctcgaagttttgtaaaagaagcgttgcaattccctctactaccTTTTATTGACcttttactcttttttttcttcatctatgggCCTTTTACTCTTGTTTTCAGAAtattatggaagaaaacaagcataaatatacggcaaacaatttaaaaaaagctgtgactgaggtgcgcgatggaaagtcgtaccgggaagcttcgagaggttccggcgttccgatgactaaaaaacatttattaaaaatcgtgttttgctcagaaaattacactatttcagctgatataaaaaaatagaaattcgtgtaaaactttaggagccAATTGACTCTCACAAtgtatttattcgtaaattttaagataaattgaaaaacacaattcatttttgtacttctatatctatgcGGATTTTGATTCCTTGCTGTACGGACTATATCGCGTGCGTGCgggtttcgattcaaaagtgtacggatttcgattcagacaaaaaactgcgtacggatttcgattcaaaacatgttctattcaaacatgatttttccGAGTTTCAGAAtaatttgaatcatttttcttggaaatagtgataaaatataagtggacctataagtaaacatgtcagtttaaagcaataagtgatttcttgattttatattgaccgtcgaagattgtcatgtgcttaggtgtacggatttcgattcagcaCGGTATTCATCAaagttaaagagaatattttctcttctaaaatagagtgctgcaaataaataatcaaaatagacCCCGCTCGATTTTGCAAAACCCGACACGGCAGAATTTTCTTGTTGCCAAgattgaaccatgccaaaaataaaCGGTTCTCTATTCATGACTTTTgcctaacgtctatatcgaagttaggcgcctgaatttgaaatcaggttttcgaggttctAAACCTCGAAAaacatcaatcgatcagaaattcttttacggttaaattcatgtaacaaaaacaaactattgtttgagatagactattgaaaaattggtaattaatatcgattgtctaaatcataccgcgcagccaatcactacctctcttcccaagcacagtcgacactaacggatacaatcgatctgactttgttgttattgctgttatcactttctgtttccgatgcttatttacgttccttgtcattcCATTTTCTACTTAACCCccccttctttctaactaactgacgaagccttgatatgaaaggtaccgttcgaacatttcaccccatcagtttcattactaaaccgtaccgattacatacggacgctaggtgttatcAGCTGTAAGGAGAAAaggcaaaatagtaccggtcatctcgtgccggtttcacccgtaatgctggtggttgttagtagtacatggctactgcaaaatactaaaatgactggaattctggacggacttaccagtaaacaagaataatcggcaattggcaccttttggtgcctcgaagttttgtaaaagaagcgttgcaattccctctactacttgtttgaatggaatataagaatacggtagtcaacgtcatgcgttcgtgtcttgaataccaccctccttcTATTTAcagtagcgaacctatacattagagaaatgacaagacactcaccgttaaggcaactgtcaacatcaaaacggataacggcaatgcaaaatgatacaactcgcccgttttgatgttgacagttgccttaacggtgagtgtcttgtcatttctctaatgtataggttcgctaatttACAGATAGATAAAGGTTCTTAAGAAATACAATATTCTGAGGCCCCCACAATCGTGAATCCGGTTCTgagggtgtatatttttttttcaaatttttaaattttcatcctTGATTGTGAAGTGAGAGATCACAAATTCTTATAAACAAAAAtctgtgatctgtgattttatTATCTTTTAATTATAATAACTTTTTACCATAGGTTCAAAACTATTTAATTACCTATAAGTTAAtacccagcaaacaattttgttgatttatagcTCGTTAAGCTGCTATTAGGCTAATTTCGGCTGAACTAAAGCTTAACAGGCTGttataaaacaatattttttgttgggTAAAGCATGCAATCAAACTGGTATGTTAACAAACGGAAACAATTTTTATGGTATTGCATTTGTATTACGAGTATCTCTCGAACATCTTATCTCATTACCTACTTGGTGAGGATTTTTCAAGTTGCCGCAATTACTTCCAGCGTTCTGAACAATGATTTTTAATCCAAAGATTTGATTTTCATTGTGGGAAAATCAGTTAGGAAATAGTTTGTTCAAAGGTATTGCGCTTCTGTTGTTCAGTAGTATTGACTTGAAAATTTGGCGGATTGGCAACAAATCGAATGGAATGTTtgtgataaaaatttaatttaaaggcGAATAATCCCATACAGGGCAGCAAACAAGAAATggaaaaattcttgaaatcgAAGAGAGTCAGCGCACAATCTATTTTGTGCTCGATTTTAAGTGGAATTGCTCGAACATGTTAACTGAACTTATCACTGATCGTTACAGAAAACATAAATATCACTTCGACGTGAAACTTTACATACAGTGAGATGTGATACTTTCCGAGTTGAATTACTGGGCCTAACCAAATCAATCCACTACATTTTAGCCTCGGTTAAAACTTTCCACCCCATTAGTGTACTGTAGGGCCAACAACAATAGTGGGAAACAAAGGCCATGCGCACGTGCACCGATATTCTACACACTATTCATTGATTCTGGTTAAAGTTTAACTCATCAATTGCACCCAGCGGTCCCGGTGCGTGTCTCATCATGATAGCACTCTGTTTAATTCCTGGGTTttataaatgcaaaaaaaaaaacgaacactaCATGTTCGCCCCGGAGAACTGATCCGATCAAGGATAGACCGGCAGACGCACCCGCCATGAACGATTTGAACTATATACGTTGAAACAGGAGCGCCGGTGTACCTAATTATAGTGTATGTACTACAGAAGATCATTGTGAGTTCGGACTAACGTATTCTAACCATCCGCCCAAGCTTTAGTAAGTATCAGCAATGCACATTGGGCTTCAATTTGCATATTTCAACGCTACATAAATCAGTTGATCGTAGCAAGCCGCGGTCAATAATGGGAGTCAGTCCCATGCCCTTAAGTTGCATGGGAGAGGCGAATAAATATCAGCAAACATATGATTTGACTGATCAGTGCGTATCTGTTTATGTTTGATAAATAAATGCACTAGATAAGCAGCAATCGGAGCAATAATTATTGTGCGAATTGTGTCTGACGTCGCTTAGCGTCAATTAAAAGTTGCTCTGGGGAGAACGCACAGTATGACGCAAATTCTAGCGTGTCATGTAAACGCACACTACCAGAGCCCATCAATGCATCTGATTTTCTCGCGGAACCGGATACTGCATGAGAATGGTTTCCGCTCTATTACTTTGCTTCTATGACCGAAATGAGTAATCGAATAGGACATGCGTCATGATGTCAATTGGCTATGCAAGTTTTAACAGATACATAATATTAGATAATAATTATCGCAACAATAATGAGCTCATCGTTTTTATATCAGAAAGATGAGTTGATGGGTAATGGTGTAAATTACGTACGACTTTAAAGAATTAAAGGCTGTGAAATTTGACATTGTCAAGATGCGAGTACGATATACTGAAGAAATTGCTTGTTGATTAAATATATTATCCGATaaattttctgcaaaaaaaaacttgtgaagAGATTCTAAAAAGTTTACAAACATAATTAAAGgttttaaaaacttttaaagCTGTACTGGAACTCTGGAAACCATTTTAAGGCTACAGTGTGACTAGTATAAACCCTTTTTACTAAATTAAAATCTTCAAATACTCATTTCGGTAAAACCATCAGTTGAATTCAAGAATGGTACAACTTTTGAATGACAAACGATCCTAAATCCTACTAAGTTTAATTTCACAGactcaaattcaaaatatttttaaaaagatgTAAAAACTAAGTATCGACTGGTACATTTTACTCATATTTTGCACACGATAGACCCAAAAAGGTTCAATGAAAATAAGAAGTCATTAAATTCGAAGTTTTCGTGGAAATGAAAAAAGCTACTTTTGACGCtaatgttcaaacatgttttcCTCAAAATTATCATTTTCATGTTTGGCCAGTCTGAAATTCAACTGAAGAAATGTACGTTATATCGAGCTGAAAtgtaaattatttcaaattatgaaaaaataccTGTCTCCTTGTTTTGTATTGTTAACCGCAtgcttaaaatatatttttctgttCAACTTCCTTTCACACGCTTCCAAAGTTGAAAGCTTTCGTTCGCGTTCGCTACTGACGAAAGTTTTCAGTCAGACAGTGAAACGCTTGCGGCAGCATGTATTTATTTCCAAGCGTTTCAAAATGTTTACGAATGTTTGTCGAACGGAGGGCTTCTGTGTGAAATGCGTAGAAAATATTCAACGCTCCAAACCTGCCTTGCTGCACATGTGTgcgttgtatatttttttcagctgTGAGTATGACAATGACTGACACGATTGCAATCGAATAGTAGCAAAAAGTACCAGAAATATTTAtcatttattcaaaataaaaagtgCTTCACGATTGCCGCTTCAACGGTGGAAAACTCTTCTTCCGGGATGGTCGATGTAATAAAGGTCTAGAGAGGAAAACACCCGCCAAAATAATATATTTCTACAATAATTTTTGTATATCTGTTACAGGATCGGTTTTGGATGTTACTTCAACGAGATGTTGGATTGATTCCGGAGCACATAATAAATATTTTGGACTTCACCGGTTATTCCGCCAACTGCGCTTTGGAAGCTATCAGTGACGATAGTTTGAAAACAATAGAAAGCGAAGCAAGAGGTAGGTTCAAATAACGAGATTACATATCCAAAAAATCTTTCACTAACTTCATTCGATTTTTATGAACCAAGTTCTATAATTTTATTAAACAGAAAATCCGTATGTCAACTTTTCAATCCACAGAAATTCCTCAAATTCTTCGCATCCCTACTAGCGACGAGGAACAGATGAAAAAATACTTCGGTAAATTTTACCGAAATCCACAAAATTTTCACATCTTGAGTGGCGAAGCCCAGCAAATCAAAATGATAGGAGCATGCCTACAGCAGAAGGGCATTGCTAGTTACATGAAACTTGAAGAGATTAACCGGGCTCGGGATAAGCGTCGGAAAGAAAGCCTTCCCGAAGGGAACTCACCGGAACATGCTGCCCGCTCATTGGCTGAACGTGTTCACACGTTCTACTTCAACCGGTAATTCATTGGATTTAAATTAAGCACAATTtacatttaatattttttattagttGTGATGGTActgtgaaaaatatcgattTCTGCAACAAACTAAGCACGATTCAGGTCACCGCAGAATACATCGAGGACGGTAATATGGTCGCCTTTGTCACTTGCCCGTTCTGCCAAGTAGAGAAAAAACTGCGAGTTTCCCAGGACAGGACTGGCCATTGGGTCCTGGCAAACATTGTATCTCACATGAACCGTCATTTGACTCCCGTTGTAACCATGCTCAATGCatccgatgattcgggtttgtcggttaaaaaaattaaaaaagaaagtCTAGACCTTGATGATTCAAATGACCAGTACAACCCGAATGCTTACAATTTCACTATGACTTTGACCTAGAAACAAAACAATAGTGACTAGTAGTTGAATATATTGAGGTTTCTTATAAGATGCAATAGACAGTAGGTACATAAACTAcaacaaaatttattattaCCCTCAAATTAATCATCGCTTTCGTATTCACAATTTATATCACGCATCTGACTATTCATTCGGTCCATATTCTGCTGATTCTTCAAATGCTGATCAATATGCCTCATGTAGACATCCAGATCATCTTCCTCGCTATCGTCCAATTGCATGTGCGATTGCGAGACGTCATGCAGTTGACCCAATTCTTCGTTATCCTCATCCTCGCTGTCAAAATATCGCTCCTGTTCATCTTGTTCGATAATATCCAAATTCTCAAACTCCGTACTATCATCAATTTTCGAATAATCGAAATCGCCATCCTCGCCAGATATAAATTTGGCATACATAGTTCCAATAAACTCATCCCGCAGCAGGTTTCGTTCACCAACTGTTACCATATTAACTGGAACAGAGTACTTTTTGTTGCGCTTCCTAGCTTCTTGTTCTTGTTGGATATTTTTGAGTCGctcttcttcttcctcatcaAAATTACCCCACTGGGCTCGGGAGAAGGCTGGCGTTCCAGGTCTTTTTTCCCGGCCGTTATCCTCCGGGTCGTCCTCGTCTTCATATTCGGCCGCCGCTTGTTCCATTCTAGTCTCCTCACTCAGCTGCTCCTTGCGCAATGCATCAGTATTATCTTTATCGATTCCATTGAACAAAATCGTAACCAAACTATCTGGTTTCGATCCAGCCGTGTCTCGTACCTTTCGTTCTTGTTCGCTTAGGTACTGCCCGACAAGCTGTTCATATAGCAGCGGTTCCCGTTGCATCATTTCGGTCTCGCTGAAATAGCTTCCATCCTGCACCAACTGCTTTAATGCCGCATATCTTCGGTTGCGTACTTCCCGCTCCCGCCCACCGTTATGCGACCTACGAATCTTCTCCAGATAGTATTCCACTTCATACCGTTCATCCGGGCTGTAACCGGAAGTCTCGTGCTCTTGTTCGAAATATTTTAAGTGGTCTTCCTTAATAAAATGCCCGAACCGAGACAGAAAAGTCGTATGACTTTTCGATAACACGTCTTTGAGGATACTTAGTTTTTCTTCGACGGTAAGTTCGGGGTCATTAATTTGTTGACTTTTATAAAACACTTTTTGATCGCGCGAAACATACTCAACCAAATCGGATTCGGTCACTAAATTCAAAGCAGTCTCCTGCCTATTATCCGAAAGTACGACCATGTCACTGTTGGTTTGTGGTTCCTGCATGTTCacatgttgttgtttttttttttctggaaataatgaaATAATGGTAATTTGTGAAATTTCACTGGAAGAACACAGGACTGCGTACTGTAAGATGCACCAGAAACAGTAAACAGATAGTAAACAATAACACGACAGGTAATTCTATAGTGTTTACGTCTATTGCTCACGCATACATTAACTAAATTACACACAAAAGTGGCGAAATGATTTACTAGATATAATAAACCTTGTATGTCGAATGTGAAAGGCAGATGTATTTTATTAAAAAGAGTTTAAAAAAAGTAATTTGAAATGATGTGATATggataggctgaccagattttttcggaataaaaacgggacaaatgggttcaaaaaaTGGGACACATATAGGGAACCAATCAAACATTACATAACGCGgcatttggcaattttcaatacccacccacccccatgtaacgcaattttacatgtttgccacatgcaatataacgctccgctgaatacccccccaccccctagagcgttatgtattatttgaatgatccctaattgatttttgaaaaatttcaccaACCGAAGCACGCAAACAATTATTCATTGCTTTGATGAATCTACTGGATCCTGTACAATACTTTGATAAAATTTAGCGTAGAAAAGTGTGAAAGAGTTTTGATTTTTGCAATGAGTTTCTGAAATTTGTCACTTGGATGATCGAGAatttgactaacaattatcatggtctcaactttcagTCGCAACTTTTTTGTCAGTTCACGATAGGAGATATACTTTCCAGTGGTGCGGTATTGTCAGGAAGGCACAAAACGTACACAGTAATattaaaaagttaaagggtatgtgcttgagtgcacaaacgtaggcctgacgtgggactattgtgagtgtgaagatttaattctgccatagccatagaatataacacacaccaaacgtacaaataccaaacacaacaatccatgaacacttcacaaaaaaacacataaagGTGTAAACATAAACAcataaaccatagcatacaaactaataggaaaaattattaacttgttgcctataaaagtattctgtcatgaataaatttccctcggatgaatgcatttttgcacacacatacacgttatacacacacgctttatacacacactactcacaagcacacgctccttagacacacccacgctacttgcacacacacatacacacgccacttacatacacacgccacttaTATACGCACGccacttacatacacacgccacttacacacatacacgccgctcacacatacacacacacgccagtcacacatacatacacgtcactcacacatactcacacgtcactcacacacacacacattcaaacacacacacacattcacacacacacacattcaaacacacacacacattcaaacACACACGCATtcacacacacgtcactcacaaCACACATTCaaccacacacaaacattgacacacacacattcacacacacacattcacacatacaaacacaaattcacacatacaaacacaaattcacacacacacattcacacacacacacacacgcgctaacgctactcacacacacatacacacgctaacgcttctcacacacacatacactcaccaacgctactcagacacacaggcttgatatacgacacactatacctacactatcggcagcacccaaacggcttccaagtcttccaatggttccttccaacggcttccaaagGTCCCCAGTGCtgatcacgtccagtttcgggctgtattccaacaacgatatctgaattaaattaccactggtggggtccaactcagatcgaagggaagccgaactgttcacTTTGACGGTCGAGCGTCTCTCAACacgaaatgtccttttatagtgtcactcagtgtggggaacttgggtgattgagGGAAGAACCAATTActtggaagcatctctgctttttttctcgtcgtttacgttgggtgatgaatgcgatgccaattgtcTGGCATTGCTAGctaatgactgaatgcgtgaaatcatttcgtctatgtttttgaagtctgcgttagggaaatataccaatcgtatgaaaaatgtatgtggatattcgaccttcaaactttcccgcatatttcacggagtaataagaaaatggtaactgaatttatcatgttatacaaatcttgtatgttttagctttccaacggtatattaactattgaaatcggaacagttgtttgagcgctatgagcatctaaaatcttccattccgccaaccaaaaacgttacatgttcaatccagttttcccagaaggtaccttagtatagtgaagaaagacgtagtcccacgtcataaAATTCTGGCTGCTTGAAAACTTGTTTTCCATTgaggaaaatttcaatgcaaaaccttatttaagaatttttcaaggagtctccgaaaacggtacaaaatggcaaaaagacgggacggttaaaaatagtcgaaaatactacaaggtatacagccctaggggttgtatgaaatggtgacgtaggactaaatatataacatatgctaaactaaatattattatatgctgcgctaaactgttcataggtaacactaccgtttatttttgttagtcgttattttaaaactaacgatgcatgaatacatgaaaattttacactagtagtagttgcgaaaattctcataactcttatcttcaagcatctatagttctgaaaagaaccgattccataatattcagttagaaattcgtgctacagaacgctgataatcgcaccatgaatattttgttggccgcgcataaaatttgctttccgctgtgccctccagtagctgtgccagcaaaatatcctgcagcgaacgatggtaactgttgctgccgtgtgcagaataaaggtaacatgctccgcggtgcctggaagttgactcgtatgcagctctcgtttctcaatgtcgcgaagctttaacagctgcaccgcactcgctattgtggaacaaactaaactgaagctgaattttccacacgcagtcctttatatcgagttcagcgtagatttttaccattaaggcgtggccacgcagcttagacaaagacaaattAACCAAAAccctttgttgagtcaaaatatgtaggcagtggaaatTATTTCGTCCATgctattgttatctgtgcttgggaagcaagccaataacgagggaaatgtatgggaaagcttgaccttgaaacttttcacctttttccacgattaagcagtaaagcaacaatgttgaacataatatcaaaaagtggttacacattttatctatccaccgacatataaatgactaagatgcattaagtcgttcgcttgctataaccgtttgaaatctgacgcaacatttgccagtttcattttcatttccacaaagtgtaatctcgtatagaaaacaaagacgtagtcctacgtcaaaacggtactgtcccgttcaaaacggtacgtctggtcagcctagatATCGTCGCCCCAGTAGAAAGTCGAACTGTTCGACTAGCGACAGTCGATTTTTCTCTCATAGCGTATATTATACTTAACGAaaaccagattgtgcgatgcactctcacaggtcaaaattgacagttttacaatatagtttcaaaatttatcattcgagcatgacaatgcggcatgcggttgatgcatcgtctacaattgtgagtcctggccgggcggtgacattttattcagttctatgttcttgttttatgattttcctagcttttggacataTGTTGATATATATAAGTAATAATATaagaaatttttatttaatcatgttgaaatcgttttggacgtgaaaatagttcacgacaactgaactttgattgcaattattttggcattttaataataaacttggaactctgttttgtttaatatgcttatttgcatttgtttgagtttttgggctatgaatgcatggaactttgtcagttttcatactcagtaggtctTTGGTGCGTAACGTcgtgtcgcgtatgcgtcggtaggagaaaatggagcggtcgtgcattatgccccggtgaaacgcatcatcggcccgggtgagttttgtttatctaagggtttccggagtgtagtgggcacgctattgtttgcttcggggaggtcagctcagtttcgcgcacgttattttgacagcgctcagtgtaactatcttaatacagcggtttcggagttcaatgaccattacatcgtataatgctcgggtgtgccttgtgggttttttttttactcgctctaacggttctttgagctggtaccagtagtttgcgttcggcgtgcggtgcgttttacgaaattcattcgtttcgaggtaaattttaacagttcacgggatgaaacgcgaagtttggtgtgatacagactgttaacgattggttgccggtgatacctagaaacttcgattctcctatatgccgatacagcgatcgtgatgcggttctatttatatcgtcttctgatggccggttgcgcagagaccgagaaatatccatatcgggcgcgaatttgtgtagaaaagatcgcaccatcaacctcgatggatccagatcaattcctttccactaacacta from Wyeomyia smithii strain HCP4-BCI-WySm-NY-G18 chromosome 3, ASM2978416v1, whole genome shotgun sequence encodes the following:
- the LOC129727760 gene encoding uncharacterized protein LOC129727760, producing MVDVIKDRFWMLLQRDVGLIPEHIINILDFTGYSANCALEAISDDSLKTIESEAREIPQILRIPTSDEEQMKKYFGKFYRNPQNFHILSGEAQQIKMIGACLQQKGIASYMKLEEINRARDKRRKESLPEGNSPEHAARSLAERVHTFYFNRCDGTVKNIDFCNKLSTIQVTAEYIEDGNMVAFVTCPFCQVEKKLRVSQDRTGHWVLANIVSHMNRHLTPVVTMLNASDDSGLSVKKIKKESLDLDDSNDQYNPNAYNFTMTLT
- the LOC129727759 gene encoding coiled-coil domain-containing protein 97, translated to MQEPQTNSDMVVLSDNRQETALNLVTESDLVEYVSRDQKVFYKSQQINDPELTVEEKLSILKDVLSKSHTTFLSRFGHFIKEDHLKYFEQEHETSGYSPDERYEVEYYLEKIRRSHNGGREREVRNRRYAALKQLVQDGSYFSETEMMQREPLLYEQLVGQYLSEQERKVRDTAGSKPDSLVTILFNGIDKDNTDALRKEQLSEETRMEQAAAEYEDEDDPEDNGREKRPGTPAFSRAQWGNFDEEEEERLKNIQQEQEARKRNKKYSVPVNMVTVGERNLLRDEFIGTMYAKFISGEDGDFDYSKIDDSTEFENLDIIEQDEQERYFDSEDEDNEELGQLHDVSQSHMQLDDSEEDDLDVYMRHIDQHLKNQQNMDRMNSQMRDINCEYESDD